In Cedecea neteri, a single genomic region encodes these proteins:
- the selD gene encoding selenide, water dikinase SelD, with amino-acid sequence MKQTVRLTQYSHGAGCGCKISPKVLETILHSEQAKFVDPNLLVGNETRDDAAVYDLGNGTGIISTTDFFMPIVDDPFDFGRIAATNAISDIYAMGGKPIMAIAILGWPINTLAPEIAREVIEGGRFVCQQAGISLAGGHSIDAPEPIFGLAVTGVVPTERVKKNSSAEAGCKLYLTKPLGIGVLTTAEKKSLLLPEHKGLAAETMCQLNKVGAEFADIAGVTAMTDVTGFGLLGHLSEMCEGAGVQAEVWYECVPKLPGVESYIEQGCVPGGTSRNFASYGQLIGEMPEAWRNLLCDPQTSGGLLLAVRADAEAEVFAAAERNGIKLSAIGELKDARAGRPMIEIR; translated from the coding sequence ATGAAGCAAACCGTTCGTTTGACCCAGTACAGCCACGGCGCAGGATGCGGCTGCAAAATTTCCCCGAAGGTGCTGGAAACCATCCTGCACAGCGAGCAGGCGAAGTTTGTCGATCCTAATCTGCTGGTGGGGAACGAAACCCGCGACGATGCGGCGGTTTACGACCTGGGCAACGGCACCGGTATCATCAGCACCACTGACTTCTTCATGCCAATCGTGGACGATCCCTTCGACTTTGGCCGCATCGCGGCGACCAACGCCATCAGCGACATCTACGCGATGGGCGGGAAACCGATCATGGCGATCGCTATTCTCGGCTGGCCGATTAATACGCTTGCACCGGAAATTGCCCGTGAGGTTATCGAAGGCGGGCGTTTTGTCTGCCAGCAGGCGGGGATTTCGCTGGCCGGTGGCCACTCGATTGACGCCCCTGAACCGATTTTTGGCCTCGCGGTAACCGGCGTCGTGCCAACCGAGCGAGTGAAGAAAAACAGCTCTGCCGAAGCCGGCTGTAAGCTGTACCTGACTAAACCGCTGGGCATTGGCGTGTTGACCACCGCCGAGAAAAAATCCCTACTGCTGCCAGAGCACAAAGGCCTGGCGGCAGAAACCATGTGCCAACTGAACAAAGTCGGCGCGGAGTTTGCCGACATTGCAGGCGTGACCGCGATGACCGACGTCACTGGTTTTGGTCTGCTGGGCCACCTGAGCGAAATGTGCGAAGGGGCGGGCGTTCAGGCGGAAGTGTGGTACGAATGTGTGCCAAAACTGCCGGGCGTGGAAAGCTACATCGAGCAGGGCTGCGTGCCCGGCGGAACTTCCCGCAACTTTGCCAGCTACGGTCAACTGATTGGCGAGATGCCTGAAGCATGGCGTAACCTGCTGTGCGACCCACAAACTTCCGGCGGCCTGCTGCTGGCCGTTCGTGCTGATGCCGAAGCCGAAGTTTTCGCGGCTGCCGAGCGCAACGGCATTAAGCTTAGCGCTATCGGTGAACTGAAAGATGCCCGCGCTGGCCGCCCAATGATCGAGATCCGTTAA
- a CDS encoding DNA topoisomerase III has product MRLFIAEKPSLARAIADVLPKPHRRGDGFIECGNGQVVTWCIGHLLEQAQPDAYDGRYARWNLADLPIVPEKWQLQPRPSVTKQLNAIKKLLAQATEVVHAGDPDREGQLLVDEVLDYLQLAPEKRLQVQRCLINDLNPQAVERAISRLRANSEFIPLCVSALARARADWLYGINMTRAYTILGRNAGYQGVLSVGRVQTPVLGLVVRRDEEIENFVAKDYFEVKAHIVTPADERFVAVWQPSESCEPHQDEEGRLLNRKLAEHVVARINGHPALVTAYNDKRESEIAPLPFSLSSLQIEAAKRFGLSAQNVLDICQKLYETHKLITYPRSDCRYLPEEHFAGRHAVMNAIGVHQPDLLPQPAVDADLRNRCWDDKKVDAHHAIIPTARSTSISLNENEAKVYGLIARQYLMQFCADAVFRKCTIDLDIAGGKFIAKARFLAEAGWRALLGNKERDEENDGTPLPVVAKGDELLCEHGEVVERQTQPPRHFTDATLLSAMTGIARFVQDKDLKKILRATDGLGTEATRAGIIELLFKRAFLVKKGRYIHSTEAGRALIHSLPELAARPDMTAHWESTLTQISEKQCRYQDFMQPLVQTLYDLIHQARTTPVRHAFKGIKAQDDGKKAKRWAKKEGSDDASKKPARRRRGANDESASDGGAAPSA; this is encoded by the coding sequence ATGCGGCTGTTTATTGCGGAAAAACCAAGCCTTGCACGAGCCATTGCTGACGTGCTGCCTAAGCCCCATCGTCGCGGCGATGGGTTTATCGAATGCGGCAACGGCCAGGTGGTGACCTGGTGTATTGGCCACCTGCTGGAGCAGGCGCAGCCGGACGCCTACGACGGGCGATATGCCCGCTGGAACCTTGCTGATTTGCCTATCGTGCCGGAAAAGTGGCAGCTTCAGCCTCGCCCCTCCGTGACTAAACAGCTTAACGCGATTAAAAAGCTGCTGGCTCAGGCCACCGAAGTGGTTCACGCGGGTGACCCCGATCGTGAAGGGCAACTGCTGGTGGACGAAGTGCTGGACTACCTCCAGCTGGCACCAGAAAAGCGCCTGCAGGTGCAGCGCTGCCTGATCAACGACCTTAACCCACAGGCCGTGGAGCGGGCGATTTCCCGTCTGCGCGCCAACAGCGAGTTTATTCCGCTTTGCGTTTCGGCGCTGGCCCGCGCCCGTGCTGACTGGCTGTACGGGATTAACATGACCCGCGCCTACACCATTCTCGGGCGAAATGCGGGCTACCAGGGCGTGCTGTCCGTGGGCCGCGTCCAGACGCCGGTGCTGGGACTGGTCGTGCGCCGCGATGAAGAGATCGAGAATTTCGTCGCCAAAGATTATTTCGAAGTGAAAGCCCACATCGTGACGCCAGCGGACGAGCGCTTTGTGGCGGTGTGGCAGCCGAGTGAATCCTGCGAACCCCATCAGGACGAAGAAGGCCGATTGCTGAACCGCAAGCTCGCGGAGCACGTCGTGGCGCGTATCAACGGCCATCCGGCGCTGGTCACGGCCTATAACGATAAACGGGAATCGGAAATTGCACCGCTGCCGTTTTCGCTGTCGAGCCTGCAAATTGAGGCGGCGAAACGCTTTGGGCTGAGCGCCCAGAACGTGCTGGATATTTGCCAGAAGCTCTACGAAACCCACAAATTGATCACCTATCCGCGTTCCGACTGCCGCTATCTGCCCGAAGAGCACTTTGCCGGACGGCATGCGGTGATGAACGCCATCGGCGTACATCAGCCAGATTTGCTGCCGCAGCCGGCGGTGGATGCTGACCTGCGTAACCGCTGCTGGGATGATAAAAAAGTGGACGCCCACCACGCGATTATTCCGACCGCCCGGAGCACTTCAATTTCATTAAATGAAAATGAGGCTAAAGTTTATGGCCTGATCGCCCGTCAATACCTAATGCAGTTCTGTGCCGACGCCGTATTCCGCAAATGCACCATCGATCTGGATATCGCCGGAGGCAAATTTATTGCCAAAGCGCGTTTCCTTGCCGAAGCGGGTTGGCGTGCGCTGCTGGGCAATAAAGAGCGTGATGAAGAGAATGACGGCACACCGCTGCCGGTGGTCGCTAAAGGCGACGAGCTGCTGTGTGAGCATGGCGAAGTGGTGGAACGGCAAACTCAGCCGCCGCGCCACTTTACCGACGCGACGCTGCTCTCCGCGATGACCGGGATTGCGCGTTTTGTGCAGGATAAAGATCTGAAAAAGATCCTGCGCGCCACGGACGGATTAGGCACCGAGGCGACACGAGCCGGGATCATCGAACTGTTATTCAAACGCGCGTTCCTGGTCAAGAAAGGGCGCTATATTCATTCTACGGAAGCCGGGCGGGCGCTGATCCACTCGCTGCCGGAGCTGGCCGCCAGGCCGGACATGACCGCGCACTGGGAATCAACGCTAACGCAAATCAGCGAAAAGCAGTGCCGCTATCAGGACTTTATGCAGCCGCTGGTGCAAACGCTTTATGACCTGATTCATCAGGCGCGAACCACGCCGGTACGCCACGCATTTAAGGGCATCAAAGCCCAGGATGACGGAAAAAAAGCAAAACGTTGGGCCAAAAAAGAGGGAAGTGATGATGCCAGTAAAAAGCCTGCTCGCCGCCGTCGTGGGGCTAATGATGAGTCTGCCAGCGATGGCGGTGCAGCCCCGTCAGCCTGA
- a CDS encoding YnjH family protein, whose product MMSLPAMAVQPRQPDVDVVIPPEVFTNSNQPQTPPCNQCCIYENKNYSEGAVVKTEGILLQCQRDDKVLGTNPLVWRRVKP is encoded by the coding sequence ATGATGAGTCTGCCAGCGATGGCGGTGCAGCCCCGTCAGCCTGACGTTGACGTGGTGATCCCACCGGAAGTGTTCACCAACAGCAATCAGCCGCAGACGCCACCCTGCAACCAGTGCTGTATTTATGAAAACAAAAACTATTCCGAAGGGGCGGTGGTGAAAACGGAAGGTATTTTGTTGCAGTGCCAGCGTGATGACAAAGTCTTAGGGACTAATCCGCTGGTCTGGCGCCGCGTGAAGCCATAA
- a CDS encoding pyrimidine (deoxy)nucleoside triphosphate diphosphatase yields MLKNLDVVAAIIEREGKILLARRAENGDQPGLWEFPGGKVETGETQPEALARELLEELGITAQISGYVASHQREVSGRMIHLHAWHVDTFRGEPGAHCHSELVWCEPPEALDYALAPADIPLLKAFMASRGARPAD; encoded by the coding sequence ATGTTAAAAAACCTTGATGTTGTCGCGGCTATTATCGAGCGCGAAGGCAAAATCCTGCTCGCCCGTCGCGCTGAAAATGGCGATCAGCCCGGCCTGTGGGAATTTCCTGGCGGGAAAGTAGAAACGGGGGAAACGCAGCCCGAAGCGCTGGCGCGGGAGCTACTGGAAGAGCTGGGAATTACCGCGCAAATTAGCGGCTACGTGGCCAGCCATCAGCGCGAAGTGAGCGGGAGAATGATTCATCTGCACGCCTGGCATGTGGACACCTTTCGCGGCGAACCAGGCGCCCATTGCCACAGCGAGCTGGTCTGGTGTGAACCGCCGGAGGCGCTTGACTATGCCCTCGCCCCGGCGGATATCCCGCTACTGAAAGCGTTTATGGCTTCACGCGGCGCCAGACCAGCGGATTAG
- a CDS encoding carboxymuconolactone decarboxylase family protein has protein sequence MMETKSEPWIAPLKTLPKSLRPIVAMQEKHFGAVLNPTRWWGRLPYLFWLVALFVGFLERRRAKIDPVTRSLVMTRVSQLCSCEFCIDANSLRLAERSQSMDKVLAVANWQNESLFNEKERVALAYAEAMTATPPQVTNELKNMLKQHFNDQAGTELTALIAFQNLSARFNAALDIPSQGLCPTKEKR, from the coding sequence ATGATGGAAACGAAAAGCGAGCCCTGGATTGCACCCCTTAAAACGCTGCCCAAAAGCCTGCGCCCGATTGTGGCGATGCAGGAGAAACATTTTGGTGCGGTGTTAAACCCAACCCGCTGGTGGGGGCGTCTGCCGTATTTGTTCTGGCTGGTGGCGCTGTTTGTCGGTTTTCTGGAAAGACGCCGGGCAAAAATCGACCCTGTGACCCGTTCGCTGGTGATGACCCGGGTATCGCAGTTATGTAGCTGCGAATTTTGCATCGACGCCAATAGCCTGCGCCTTGCAGAGCGTAGCCAGTCGATGGATAAAGTGCTGGCGGTGGCCAACTGGCAAAATGAATCCCTGTTTAACGAGAAAGAACGGGTCGCATTGGCCTACGCTGAAGCAATGACCGCCACGCCGCCGCAGGTGACCAACGAGTTAAAAAACATGCTTAAACAGCATTTTAACGACCAGGCTGGGACCGAGCTGACCGCGCTGATTGCCTTCCAGAACCTTTCGGCTCGCTTTAACGCCGCGCTGGATATCCCCTCCCAGGGTTTATGCCCGACAAAGGAAAAACGCTAG
- a CDS encoding CDP-alcohol phosphatidyltransferase family protein produces MFDSYLHPRIKPALNRLVSVFDKPAITPDRLTLAGFAIGVLALPFLALQWYLPALVAIVFNRLLDGLDGALARRRGLTDAGGFLDITLDFLFYALVPFGFILADPVQNALAGAWLLFSFIGTGSSFLAFAALAHKHDITNPGYAHKSFYYLGGLTEGSETLLLFVLGCLFPGGFVWLAWGFGALCWLTTFNRVWGGYKTLKRQEKSAD; encoded by the coding sequence ATGTTCGACAGCTATCTTCACCCTCGCATCAAACCCGCGCTGAATCGCCTGGTGAGCGTGTTCGATAAGCCCGCTATCACGCCGGACAGGCTGACGCTGGCAGGGTTTGCGATTGGCGTGCTTGCTTTGCCTTTTCTGGCGCTGCAATGGTATCTCCCGGCGCTGGTCGCGATTGTCTTTAACCGGCTACTTGATGGCCTGGACGGCGCGCTGGCGAGACGGAGAGGGCTAACCGATGCGGGGGGCTTCCTCGATATTACGCTGGATTTTCTTTTTTATGCCCTTGTGCCGTTTGGTTTTATTCTCGCGGATCCCGTGCAAAACGCGCTCGCCGGTGCGTGGCTGCTGTTTTCGTTTATCGGCACCGGTAGCAGCTTTCTGGCGTTTGCTGCGCTGGCGCATAAGCACGATATCACGAACCCAGGCTACGCCCATAAGTCGTTTTATTATCTGGGGGGGTTGACGGAAGGCAGCGAAACTCTCCTGCTGTTTGTGCTTGGCTGTCTGTTTCCGGGTGGGTTTGTCTGGCTGGCGTGGGGCTTCGGCGCGCTGTGCTGGCTGACCACGTTCAACCGCGTCTGGGGTGGGTATAAGACGTTAAAACGGCAGGAGAAATCGGCAGATTGA
- a CDS encoding sulfurtransferase gives MKRVSQLTIALLLAGLSQVTFAAAMPTEMNLSSVKAENGAVIDTRPSAFYNGWPQALNGSGGHEPAALNLSASWLALMSDEQISTWAKQHQLTKDGLMALYGDDARAVKARLEKLGFTQISILKDALQDPSRLQKLTHFEQLVYPQWIHDLQNKKPVTASPAGDWKVIEAGWGAPKKYLLSHIPGAGYINTEEVESEPLWNKVSDDKLKAMLAKHGIRHDTTVILYGRDVYAAARVAAIMLYAGVKDVRLLDGGWTKWSAADLPVERGLPSQTTPAPDFGAPIPGQRQLMLDMEQARALLHRKDASLVSIRSWPEFIGTTSGYSYIKPKGEIAGARWGHAGSDSTHMEDFHNPDGTMRTGDDITAMWKSWNIRPDQHVAFYCGTGWRASEALMYARAMGWKNVGLYDGGWYEWSADPKNPVVSGERKPN, from the coding sequence ATGAAACGTGTTTCTCAGCTAACCATTGCCCTGCTGCTTGCCGGGCTGTCCCAGGTCACTTTTGCCGCCGCGATGCCCACTGAAATGAACCTCTCCAGCGTAAAAGCCGAAAACGGTGCGGTAATTGATACTCGCCCGAGTGCGTTTTACAACGGCTGGCCGCAGGCCTTAAACGGCAGCGGCGGCCATGAACCCGCCGCATTGAATCTTTCGGCCTCCTGGCTGGCGCTAATGAGCGATGAACAGATTTCAACGTGGGCTAAGCAGCATCAGTTGACCAAAGACGGATTAATGGCGCTGTACGGGGACGACGCTCGGGCCGTGAAAGCTCGTTTAGAAAAACTGGGCTTTACGCAGATTTCAATCCTGAAGGACGCCCTGCAGGATCCTTCCCGCCTGCAAAAGCTGACGCATTTTGAGCAGCTGGTGTACCCGCAATGGATCCATGATTTACAGAATAAAAAACCGGTCACCGCCTCCCCTGCCGGAGACTGGAAAGTGATTGAAGCGGGCTGGGGCGCGCCGAAAAAATACCTGCTCAGCCATATTCCAGGCGCGGGCTACATCAACACCGAAGAGGTGGAGAGCGAGCCGCTGTGGAACAAAGTGTCCGACGACAAGCTGAAAGCCATGCTGGCGAAGCACGGCATCCGACACGATACAACAGTCATTTTGTATGGCCGTGACGTTTACGCGGCAGCGCGCGTGGCGGCGATCATGCTGTACGCCGGTGTGAAAGATGTCCGCCTCCTGGACGGGGGCTGGACAAAGTGGAGCGCGGCGGATCTGCCCGTTGAACGTGGCCTGCCCAGCCAGACGACACCAGCCCCCGACTTCGGTGCCCCGATTCCCGGCCAGCGTCAGCTGATGCTGGACATGGAACAAGCGCGGGCGCTGCTGCACCGCAAAGACGCTTCTCTGGTCAGCATTCGTTCCTGGCCGGAATTTATCGGCACCACCAGCGGGTACAGCTACATCAAGCCCAAAGGCGAGATTGCGGGTGCCCGCTGGGGCCACGCGGGCTCTGACTCCACGCATATGGAAGACTTCCATAACCCGGACGGCACCATGCGCACAGGGGACGATATCACCGCGATGTGGAAAAGCTGGAATATCAGGCCGGATCAGCACGTTGCGTTCTACTGTGGAACCGGCTGGCGCGCCTCCGAAGCGCTGATGTACGCGCGGGCAATGGGCTGGAAGAACGTTGGCCTGTATGACGGCGGCTGGTACGAATGGAGCGCGGACCCTAAAAATCCTGTTGTCAGCGGCGAGCGTAAACCGAACTGA
- a CDS encoding ATP-binding cassette domain-containing protein, translating into MLSVRNCSLSRNGEPLLANISFDVAPGEIVTLMGPSGVGKSTFLNWMIGDLAPVFSAQGTLRLNQRSLTFLPVEQRRIGILFQDALLFPHLSVGQNLLMAIPASVVGRSQRQRVVSEALESAGLPSYARRDPATLSGGERARVSVLRTLLAEPEALLLDEPFSRLDLPLRQGFREFVWQKAKQLRLPVVLVTHDEQDAPAHGQIIRL; encoded by the coding sequence ATGCTGAGCGTGCGAAATTGTTCCCTCTCCCGTAACGGCGAACCGCTGCTGGCGAATATCAGCTTTGACGTTGCGCCGGGCGAGATTGTTACGCTGATGGGCCCGTCTGGCGTGGGTAAATCGACGTTTCTGAACTGGATGATCGGCGATTTAGCCCCAGTGTTTAGCGCTCAGGGCACACTACGGCTTAACCAGCGCAGCCTGACGTTTCTGCCAGTTGAACAGCGCCGAATCGGCATTTTGTTCCAGGATGCGCTGCTATTTCCCCACCTCAGCGTTGGGCAAAATCTGCTGATGGCAATTCCCGCCTCAGTCGTTGGGCGCTCGCAGCGGCAGCGTGTTGTTTCGGAGGCACTGGAAAGCGCCGGGTTGCCCAGCTATGCCCGCAGAGATCCGGCTACGCTCTCCGGCGGGGAACGAGCGCGCGTCAGCGTCCTGCGAACCCTGCTGGCTGAGCCTGAAGCCTTATTGCTCGATGAGCCCTTTTCCCGCCTCGACCTGCCGCTGCGCCAGGGCTTTAGAGAATTTGTCTGGCAAAAAGCAAAACAGCTCAGACTGCCGGTCGTGCTGGTCACTCACGATGAGCAGGATGCGCCGGCCCACGGCCAGATTATCCGGCTTTAA
- a CDS encoding ABC transporter permease yields the protein MSRGFTVAGALAAGLVFVPVLPGLALIVPPLLQGETWLAFWQDSQWPEALMTTLVSTTLSVGGAMLLTLIILCTLYPGERWQRYLQRLPLLLALPHVALASGFFFLFSDSGWLARLFNLSLPPDNYGIVLGLMLALKEAWFLLWFSASQLHSEQMHQQITLARTLGYGELQSRLYVLVPQLLPRLGWALVAVTAYSLSVVDAALILGPANPPTFAVLAWQWLTDSDISRQHMGLAASCLLLLILGAFAIFGRLVWAMIKRRVGCFSGKRYALNLPSAGVVTTGSLSLFGFTSIAILILWSLAEGWFSPARWPESLTLSGWQQAELTPVWTSFVAGLISALLAPIVTILWLKGCPRRYDRWLYLPLLLPALPLAAGQYQLLLRLNMEGSWAALIWSHLLWVVPYTLLILAPAWQRIDARQVLTARTFGWSPGKILCLIQVPLLVRPLLAALAVGFSVSIAQYLPTLYAGAGRFATVTTEAVALSSGGDPQQFAIQALLQMLLPLAVFFATISASRQAGTHRKGLR from the coding sequence ATGAGCCGCGGCTTTACGGTTGCCGGAGCACTGGCGGCGGGTCTGGTGTTTGTGCCGGTGCTGCCGGGGCTTGCCCTGATAGTGCCGCCATTATTACAAGGTGAAACCTGGCTTGCCTTCTGGCAGGACTCACAGTGGCCGGAAGCCTTAATGACTACGCTGGTTTCAACTACTCTCAGCGTGGGCGGTGCGATGCTGCTGACGTTAATCATTCTCTGCACTCTTTATCCCGGCGAGCGCTGGCAGCGCTATCTTCAGCGCCTGCCGCTGCTGCTGGCCCTGCCGCACGTCGCCCTCGCCAGCGGCTTTTTCTTTCTGTTTTCCGACAGCGGCTGGCTGGCACGCCTTTTCAACCTTTCTCTGCCGCCGGATAACTATGGCATTGTCCTCGGCCTCATGCTGGCGTTAAAAGAAGCCTGGTTCTTACTGTGGTTCTCAGCCTCGCAGCTACATAGCGAACAAATGCACCAGCAGATAACGCTTGCCAGAACGCTCGGCTACGGCGAGCTACAATCCCGTCTCTATGTGCTGGTGCCGCAGCTCTTGCCGCGCCTGGGCTGGGCTTTAGTGGCGGTGACGGCATACAGCCTTTCGGTCGTGGACGCCGCGCTGATTCTTGGCCCCGCCAATCCGCCCACTTTTGCCGTGCTGGCCTGGCAATGGCTAACGGACAGCGATATCTCCCGCCAGCACATGGGGCTGGCAGCATCCTGTCTGTTGCTGCTGATACTCGGGGCTTTTGCTATTTTCGGGCGTTTGGTGTGGGCAATGATAAAACGGCGGGTCGGGTGCTTTTCAGGCAAGCGATATGCCCTGAATCTGCCCTCGGCGGGCGTGGTGACCACCGGTTCACTTTCCCTGTTTGGCTTTACGTCCATCGCAATACTCATCCTTTGGTCCTTAGCTGAAGGCTGGTTCTCTCCGGCGCGATGGCCTGAAAGTTTAACCCTTAGCGGCTGGCAGCAGGCTGAACTGACGCCCGTCTGGACAAGTTTTGTGGCCGGGCTTATCAGCGCTTTGCTCGCCCCGATCGTGACAATATTGTGGCTCAAAGGCTGCCCGCGCCGGTACGATCGCTGGCTGTATCTGCCGCTGCTGCTGCCTGCGCTGCCGCTGGCCGCCGGGCAGTATCAACTGTTGCTCAGGCTGAACATGGAAGGAAGCTGGGCCGCGCTTATCTGGAGCCATTTGCTGTGGGTCGTGCCTTATACGCTGTTGATCCTTGCCCCGGCCTGGCAGCGGATCGACGCGCGCCAGGTGCTGACGGCGCGAACTTTCGGCTGGTCGCCGGGGAAAATCCTCTGTCTCATTCAGGTTCCGCTGCTCGTCCGGCCTTTGCTGGCAGCGCTGGCGGTCGGTTTTTCGGTCAGCATCGCGCAATATTTGCCTACGCTTTACGCCGGGGCGGGCCGGTTTGCTACCGTCACAACGGAAGCCGTGGCGCTCAGCAGCGGGGGCGATCCACAGCAGTTTGCAATCCAGGCCTTGCTGCAAATGCTGCTGCCGCTGGCCGTATTTTTCGCCACAATCTCAGCCAGCCGCCAGGCTGGCACCCACCGAAAAGGATTGCGCTAA
- a CDS encoding ABC transporter substrate-binding protein, which translates to MLALTLLGFSAVAQSQDWQNIRQQANGQTVYFNAWGGDPAVNSYLDWVSHEVKTHYGVTLKVVKLADAADAVRRIQSEAAAGRKTNGSVDLLWVNGENFSVLKQVGLLSENWAENLPNWQYVDVKKPVREDFSVPVDGAEAPWGSAQLMFIGDKLRTPAFPQNAEQLLAFAKAHPGKLSYPRPPDFTGTAFLEQLLIVLTEKPAALKTAPDPATFGQVTAPLWHYLDQLHPFLWQKGKTFPPTPARMDRMLADCELLLSVTFNPAHVDNLIARRQLQPSAESFGFSNGMLGNVHFVAIPANSSAKAGAQIVANFLMSPAAQIRKADPAVWGDASVLSSHALPPPDKVQLEDRVPKSQHPVPFLAEPHAAWVNALEQAWLQRYGSR; encoded by the coding sequence ATGCTTGCTCTGACGCTGCTCGGCTTTAGCGCCGTGGCACAATCTCAGGACTGGCAGAATATTCGCCAGCAGGCCAACGGCCAGACAGTTTACTTCAACGCCTGGGGCGGCGATCCCGCCGTTAACAGCTATCTGGACTGGGTCAGCCATGAAGTAAAAACGCATTATGGCGTGACGCTTAAAGTGGTGAAGCTGGCGGACGCGGCCGATGCGGTGAGGCGCATTCAAAGCGAAGCGGCCGCGGGCAGAAAAACCAACGGGTCGGTAGATCTGCTTTGGGTTAACGGCGAAAACTTTAGCGTGCTCAAGCAGGTGGGTTTGCTCAGCGAAAACTGGGCCGAAAACCTGCCAAACTGGCAATATGTTGATGTGAAAAAACCTGTGCGGGAAGATTTTTCGGTACCGGTTGACGGGGCTGAGGCGCCCTGGGGAAGCGCACAGCTGATGTTTATCGGTGATAAGCTACGCACGCCAGCCTTCCCGCAAAATGCAGAACAACTGCTGGCCTTCGCCAAAGCCCATCCCGGCAAGCTCAGCTACCCTCGCCCGCCCGATTTTACCGGCACGGCGTTCCTTGAACAGCTTTTGATTGTCTTGACCGAAAAACCGGCCGCGCTGAAAACGGCCCCGGATCCCGCCACCTTCGGGCAAGTCACCGCCCCGCTCTGGCATTACCTTGACCAGCTTCATCCTTTCCTTTGGCAAAAAGGTAAAACGTTCCCGCCGACGCCGGCGCGCATGGATCGTATGCTGGCCGACTGCGAGCTGCTGCTGTCTGTGACTTTCAACCCGGCGCACGTCGACAATCTGATCGCTCGCCGCCAGCTCCAGCCGTCGGCAGAATCCTTTGGCTTTAGCAATGGCATGTTGGGTAACGTGCATTTTGTCGCTATTCCAGCGAACAGCAGTGCCAAAGCCGGAGCGCAGATCGTGGCTAATTTCCTGATGTCTCCGGCAGCGCAAATCCGCAAAGCTGACCCGGCTGTCTGGGGCGACGCAAGCGTGCTGAGCAGCCACGCGCTGCCGCCACCGGACAAAGTACAGCTTGAGGATCGGGTGCCCAAAAGCCAGCACCCGGTGCCTTTCCTGGCGGAACCTCACGCCGCCTGGGTTAACGCGCTGGAGCAAGCCTGGCTTCAGCGCTACGGGTCGCGATGA
- a CDS encoding TVP38/TMEM64 family protein, giving the protein MSKINEVSVRKGIFALLIIMAGLFLYLLPPGTLSLSALQHSQAEFARWHAQHPILAIVAFLGCYFLTAAFSIPGATLLTLLGGAIFGLVLGTLLVALAATAGATAAMLISRYLLRDWVQRRFSRMMEKVDLGIQRDGGHYLFALRLAPVFPFVLVNLLMGLTPIGVVRYAAISLLGMLPAILVYINTGRQLSQLQSLGDILSPGMMLMFALLGLLPLAARWLVRRTAP; this is encoded by the coding sequence ATGAGCAAAATAAACGAGGTGAGCGTGCGTAAGGGTATTTTTGCGCTGCTGATCATCATGGCGGGGCTATTTCTGTATCTGCTTCCTCCGGGCACCCTAAGCCTGTCGGCGCTGCAGCACTCGCAGGCTGAATTTGCGCGCTGGCACGCACAGCACCCAATATTGGCGATTGTGGCTTTTTTGGGCTGCTACTTTCTTACCGCCGCCTTTTCCATTCCCGGTGCCACTCTGCTCACGCTGCTGGGCGGGGCTATCTTTGGCCTGGTGTTGGGCACCTTGCTGGTCGCCCTGGCGGCCACCGCAGGCGCAACCGCCGCGATGCTAATCAGCCGTTATCTGTTGCGGGACTGGGTGCAGCGCCGCTTCTCACGCATGATGGAAAAAGTGGATCTGGGCATACAGCGCGACGGCGGTCATTACCTCTTCGCCCTACGGCTCGCGCCGGTCTTCCCTTTTGTGCTGGTGAATTTATTAATGGGCCTGACGCCAATAGGCGTCGTTCGCTATGCCGCGATCAGCCTGCTCGGCATGCTACCCGCCATCCTGGTCTACATTAACACCGGCAGGCAGCTGAGCCAGCTGCAAAGCCTGGGCGATATTCTCTCCCCCGGCATGATGCTGATGTTTGCTCTATTAGGGCTATTGCCACTGGCCGCGCGCTGGCTGGTCAGACGAACCGCCCCATAA